TATCTCGCCAACTACCTCCCCGGCGCGAGCGCGGAGCAATGGCCCGAGCTGGATGCGCTGATCGGCTATGCGATCGCCTATGTCCGCGACGTGGCCGAGAAGCCGGTGCGGCGTGCACCCGAGGGGGTGGAGGTCGATGCCTTGCGCGATCTGGACGCCCAGCTTGCCGAGGCGGGGGCGGATGCCTCGGCGGAGGATCTGCAGAACATCGTCTATGAAATCGGCAAGGCGCGGTTCGGCAAGGAAGCGCTGCGCGACTGGTTCAAGGCGCTGTACGAAACGCTGCTGGGCAGCTCGCAGGGACCGCGCATGGGGAGCTTTATCGCGCTCTATGGTGTGGAGAACAGCCGCAAGCTGATCGCCGAGGCGCTGGCGAAGGCGTAGCTTGCGCCGACATCTTCTCCCCTCCCTGAAAGGGAGGGGCAAGGGGTGGGTTTAGTGGCAAGCGAGGCTCGATGCCTCGATTGCCGCTGTTTTGCCGTCCGGCCCGTTTGAGTCTGTTCGGCGCGCAGACGCGCGCACCCACCCTGACCCCTCCCTTGCAGGGAGGGGAGCGAAGGCTAGTTGGCCTCTTCCGGCGCGAGCCAGCGCAGGCGGGCGGCGCTGTTGCCGTTGCCAGTGACGCTTGCGTCGACGCCTGCTTCGGTCAGGGCGTTAACGACGGTCTGCGCACCGCTGCCTGATACACCGATCGGGAGCTTGATCCGCTGTGCCGCCCAGATTGCGGTGGCGAGCGCTTCGGCGTCGGGCTTGTCGTCCTCGACCGCGATGTCGGGGAGCGCGGCGACGGGCGGGATCAGGGTGACGATCCAGCCCTGAACCCCCGCCGCGACGCGGGTTTCGAGCGCGCGATAGGCGGCAAGGTTCGCGCCGGGGAGCGCGGCGGCGTTGACCACGGCGCGGCGATTGTCGCGGTCGAGCAGCACTGCGTCCGCTTTCACCCCGGCGATCAGCGCGAGCTGTTCCTGCGCGCGCGCGGCAAGGCGGTTGGCGGCGGTGGCGCTCGTCGCCTGCGCGGCGGCGACCTGAGCGGCTTCGGCCTGCGCGCCGGTGCCGACGCGGATCTGTTCGAGCTCGACCGCGACCGGACGGCCGACGAGCTGGGCAAGGACGCCCTGCGCGCGGCGTTCGACATCCTCCCGCACGCGCGGGGTCATGACGGTGGCGGTGACGCGTACCGGATCGGCCTCATAGTCGATCTCGACCTGACTCAGACGCGCCGCGCCTTCGAACTCGCCGCTGATCACGTCGCGGATCTGGCGCGAGGTGTTCGCTTCCCAGCCGAGCTGGACCAATACCAGCCCGAGCGGAATCGCGAACGCCGCCAGCGCGACGGTGACGACGATCGTCTGCAGCATCGTGTGCTGGGGCGAGAGGTGCGAGCCGAAGCCGTAGAGGCGCGCGACCACGGCGGCGGCGACCGCGATGGTGATGAGGTTGGTGAGGAACAGCAGCAGCGATCCGGCGAAGACGGTCCAGTTCCAGGTGGCGAGGCCGAAGCCGACCACCGCGAGCGGGGGCATCAGCGCCGTGGCGATGGCGACGCCGACCACGGTGCCCGCCCTGCCCCGGATCATCGCATAAGCCCCCGCGAGCGCAGAGAAGAGCGCGACCAGCAGGTCGAACAGATTTGGTCGGGTGCGCGCGGCGATTTCCGCGGTCACATTCTGGATCGGCGAGACCAGCACGAGCAAGGCGGTGAACAGGATCGCGATGACGATGCCCAGCGCGAGCGCGATGCAGGCGGTGCGGATCTCGTCCCAGTCGAAGGTCGCAAGGCCGAAGCCGAGACCGATGATCGGACCCATCAGCGGCGAGATCAGCATCGCGCCGATCACCACCGCAGGCGAGGATAGCAACAACCCCAGCACCGCGATGCCCGCCGACATCAAGGTCATGAATGCGTAGCGGCCGGTGAACCCGGCTTCCTCGCGCACCTTCTCGACGACATCGACGTGATCGACCGTGGCGATCACCCGTGTCCGCCACCAGGCAACGAGCGGATTGTCGGGCTTCAACAACGCGATGCTCATGGAAGAGGCTGTAGGGGGTTTGCCCCGGCGGTTCCAGCGGTTAGGCAGATGGGCGAACCGCAATCACAGGGGAAGTTCATGGCCGCGCGTCACGACCATGCAGGACGATCGGTGCTGCGTACCTTTCTGAAGAGCGAGGCGGCCGGCGGCATCATCCTGATGGCCGCCGCAGCCCTGGCGATGATCGTCGCCAATCTGCCCGGCATTTCGGAGGCCTATTTCCACCTGCTTCACGCCGAGACCGGTCCGGTGATCAGCCCGAAATACGGGTCGATGACCGTACATCTGTGGATCAACGATGCGCTGATGGCGATCTTCTTCCTGTTCGTCGGGCTGGAGATCAAGCGCGAGTTCATCGATGGGCGGCTGGCGAGCTGGGAACATCGGCGGCTGCCAATCGTCGCGGCGGCGGCGGGGATGGTGGGTCCGGCTTTGGTCTATCTGTTCATCACCGGGTGGAGCGGGCCGCTGGTCAATGGCTGGGCGATTCCCGCCGCGACCGACATCGCGTTCGCGATCGGGGTGCTGGCGCTGCTCGGCAGCCGCGCGCCCGCGTCGCTCAAGCTGTTCCTGACCACCGTCGCGATCGTCGATGACATGGGCGCGGTGGCGATCATCGCGATTGCCTATACCGCCGAGCTGTCGACACTCTACATCGCACTCGGCGCGCTGGTGATGGCGACGATGTATGTGCTCAACCGCAGCGGGGTGAAGGCGCTCTGGCCCTATCTGCTGCTCGGCGCGGCTTTGTGGTACTTCGTGTTCATGTCGGGCGTTCATGCGACGATCGCGGGGGGTGCTGACCGCGATGATGGTGCCGATCACCGCCAGCCCCGGCGCATGCGACGATGTCGAATCGCCGCTGCACATGCTGGAG
The genomic region above belongs to Sphingomonas sp. J315 and contains:
- a CDS encoding DUF389 domain-containing protein is translated as MSIALLKPDNPLVAWWRTRVIATVDHVDVVEKVREEAGFTGRYAFMTLMSAGIAVLGLLLSSPAVVIGAMLISPLMGPIIGLGFGLATFDWDEIRTACIALALGIVIAILFTALLVLVSPIQNVTAEIAARTRPNLFDLLVALFSALAGAYAMIRGRAGTVVGVAIATALMPPLAVVGFGLATWNWTVFAGSLLLFLTNLITIAVAAAVVARLYGFGSHLSPQHTMLQTIVVTVALAAFAIPLGLVLVQLGWEANTSRQIRDVISGEFEGAARLSQVEIDYEADPVRVTATVMTPRVREDVERRAQGVLAQLVGRPVAVELEQIRVGTGAQAEAAQVAAAQATSATAANRLAARAQEQLALIAGVKADAVLLDRDNRRAVVNAAALPGANLAAYRALETRVAAGVQGWIVTLIPPVAALPDIAVEDDKPDAEALATAIWAAQRIKLPIGVSGSGAQTVVNALTEAGVDASVTGNGNSAARLRWLAPEEAN